From Penaeus chinensis breed Huanghai No. 1 chromosome 43, ASM1920278v2, whole genome shotgun sequence, a single genomic window includes:
- the LOC125024593 gene encoding uncharacterized protein LOC125024593 isoform X2, translating into MSLTVYGLIDTIAGVLTGIGVFCDGCLQFTHLIYSNSCHRYYVIYILLVFPLASVNFSALGMAIERFQVVRNSVSQSSQEIRHTRHLLDDLWAYNSQYDSSADQQEEIIVNMVRSIVQNFSSPAQDSELNDRFHDFNLSPITQHNSNLSPTLEHTVNVSPGYHNILSKFPVRRFNTTVSPLNYNKAILAKVTDTPSSPNLPSRSDMTKVTGCNATQREATHVSQPDPNLAKTFLPSIADIINLLTGPHQNGQSPQDIKDQGTTNGNLNQDHITEQNHETSPTPTITTQSFTESHTKTEEPITETVNSEIPLITTLEHSGKNTMTNAEPETTTSLHDTVDSSYGVTTLDSTLIITTKMDSVIQEYNDTSATVPELTTSPTDHESIEVEIEANVASSDNATSDEQVSEEIEVKIFTTETTEGEEASTPSLCPTNALIEKPTSDTPITITTSTPLTEHRTTNFKTSSQMPDTENIANNIESDVLPGLIPSQQENVFNDSLKPTGPPLYIICYTKERFLQSYTTIIFTCIFALPLLVTTGLNLYMAWSLSHYRHSRLTETTNNNWLRLRKAVLQALILLAANAICWVPFLVERLLYAWVPDWDFPSAVPALLFLLGHSHTVLRGLFYLWQNTKVQSRVSPEPIRPASLPGMEGSPVVPMQVTTMLRSEGDHPFLVPHAMESDIPSPRTAKLVPREPIARSLNPSPKSTKLQTHTQ; encoded by the exons atgtctctcactgtctatggGCTCATCGATACAATCGCAGGAGTACTAACAGGCATTGGTGTGTTCTGTGACGGTTGTCTTCAGTTCACTCATTTGATTTACAGTAACTCATGCCACAgatattatgtgatatatattttgctCGTGTTTCCCCTGGCTTCAGTAAATTTCTCAGCTCTAGGGATGGCCATAGAGAGGTTTCAGGTTGTGAGAAATTCCGTGTCACAGTCAA GTCAGGAAATTCGTCACACGAGGCATCTTCTGGATGATTTGTGGGCATACAACAGTCAATACGATTCCTCGGCAGACCAACAAGAAGAGATTATCGTCAATATGGTGCGTAGTATTGTTCAGAACTTCTCTTCGCCTGCCCAAGACAGTGAGCTTAATGACAGGTTTCATGATTTTAACCTCTCTCCCATCACTCAACATAACTCAAATCTTTCACCAACACTTGAACACACAGTAAATGTTTCCCCTGGATATCACAACATCCTGTCAAAATTTCCAGTACGGAGATTCAACACAACTGTTTCACCTTTAAATTACAACAAGGCGATTCTTGCTAAAGTTACTGacactccttcctctccaaaCCTGCCTTCAAGATCCGATATGACCAAAGTGACTGGGTGTAATGCAACACAAAGGGAAGCAACACATGTATCCCAACCTGATCCCAACCTGGCAAAGACATTCCTACCCTCAATAGCTGACATTATTAATCTTTTGACTGGTCCTCACCAAAATGGACAATCCCCTCAGGATATTAAGGATCAGGGAACAACTAATGGGAACCTTAACCAGGATCATATAACAGAGCAAAACCATGAGACTTCACCTACTCCTACTATCACAACCCAATCATTCACTGAGTCACACACAAAGACTGAAGAACCCATTACTGAGACTGTCAATTCTGAAATACCACTAATCACCACACTAGAACATTCAGGAAAAAATACCATGACAAATGCTGAGCCTGAGACTACCACTAGTCTACATGACACTGTTGATTCCTCTTACGGTGTAACAACTCTTGATAGCACCCTTATAATTACTACCAAGATGGACTCTGTGATTCAAGAATACAATGATACATCAGCAACAGTACCTGAATTGACTACCTCTCCCACAGATCATGAAAGCATAGAGGTTGAAATAGAAGCAAATGTAGCATCTTCAGATAATGCTACATCTGACGAACAAGTCTCAGAAGAGATTGAAGTAAAAATCTTTACAACAGAAACAACCGAAGGGGAGGAGGCTTCAACACCTTCACTATGCCCTACCAATGCCCTCATAGAAAAGCCCACATCTGATACTCCCATCACTATCACGACCTCCACCCCTCTTACTGAACACAGAACCACAAATTTTAAGACCTCATCACAGATGCCAGATACTGAAAACATTGCTAACAACATAGAGTCTGATGTACTGCCAGGTCTGATCCCTTCCCAACAAGAGAACGTTTTTAATGATTCTCTGAAACCAACGGGGCCTCCCTTGTATATCATATGTTACACCAAG gagaGATTTCTTCAGAGCTACACAACCATCATCTTCACCTGTATATTTGCCCTGCCACTTCTAGTCACCACAGGACTAAATTTGTACATGGCATGGTCACTCTCCCACTACAGACACTCCAGACTTACTGAAACCACAAACAACAATTGGTTAAGACTACGCAAGGCTGTTCTTCAG GCTCTCATACTCCTGGCAGCCAATGCCATCTGCTGGGTGCCCTTCCTCGTGGAGCGGCTCTTGTATGCCTGGGTGCCAGACTGGGACTTCCCATCAGCTGTCCCtgccttgctcttcctccttggTCATTCACATACCGTTCTGCGGGGTCTTTTCTATCTCTGGCAGAATACTAAG GTTCAGAGCCGTGTTTCTCCTGAGCCCATCAGACCAGCATCTCTACCTGGAATGGAAGGCTCCCCAGTCGTTCCAATGCAAGTCACAACGATGCTGCGCTCAGAGGGAGACCATCCCTTCCTCGTACCTCATGCCATGGAGAGCGACATCCCCTCCCCAAGAACAGCTAAACTAGTGCCAAGGGAACCGATTGCTAGATCTCTGAATCCTTCCCCTAAATCTACAAAACTGCAAACCCACACCCAATAA
- the LOC125024593 gene encoding uncharacterized protein LOC125024593 isoform X3 yields MSLTVYGLIDTIAGVLTGIGQEIRHTRHLLDDLWAYNSQYDSSADQQEEIIVNMVRSIVQNFSSPAQDSELNDRFHDFNLSPITQHNSNLSPTLEHTVNVSPGYHNILSKFPVRRFNTTVSPLNYNKAILAKVTDTPSSPNLPSRSDMTKVTGCNATQREATHVSQPDPNLAKTFLPSIADIINLLTGPHQNGQSPQDIKDQGTTNGNLNQDHITEQNHETSPTPTITTQSFTESHTKTEEPITETVNSEIPLITTLEHSGKNTMTNAEPETTTSLHDTVDSSYGVTTLDSTLIITTKMDSVIQEYNDTSATVPELTTSPTDHESIEVEIEANVASSDNATSDEQVSEEIEVKIFTTETTEGEEASTPSLCPTNALIEKPTSDTPITITTSTPLTEHRTTNFKTSSQMPDTENIANNIESDVLPGLIPSQQENVFNDSLKPTGPPLYIICYTKERFLQSYTTIIFTCIFALPLLVTTGLNLYMAWSLSHYRHSRLTETTNNNWLRLRKAVLQALILLAANAICWVPFLVERLLYAWVPDWDFPSAVPALLFLLGHSHTVLRGLFYLWQNTKVQSRVSPEPIRPASLPGMEGSPVVPMQVTTMLRSEGDHPFLVPHAMESDIPSPRTAKLVPREPIARSLNPSPKSTKLQTHTQ; encoded by the exons atgtctctcactgtctatggGCTCATCGATACAATCGCAGGAGTACTAACAGGCATTG GTCAGGAAATTCGTCACACGAGGCATCTTCTGGATGATTTGTGGGCATACAACAGTCAATACGATTCCTCGGCAGACCAACAAGAAGAGATTATCGTCAATATGGTGCGTAGTATTGTTCAGAACTTCTCTTCGCCTGCCCAAGACAGTGAGCTTAATGACAGGTTTCATGATTTTAACCTCTCTCCCATCACTCAACATAACTCAAATCTTTCACCAACACTTGAACACACAGTAAATGTTTCCCCTGGATATCACAACATCCTGTCAAAATTTCCAGTACGGAGATTCAACACAACTGTTTCACCTTTAAATTACAACAAGGCGATTCTTGCTAAAGTTACTGacactccttcctctccaaaCCTGCCTTCAAGATCCGATATGACCAAAGTGACTGGGTGTAATGCAACACAAAGGGAAGCAACACATGTATCCCAACCTGATCCCAACCTGGCAAAGACATTCCTACCCTCAATAGCTGACATTATTAATCTTTTGACTGGTCCTCACCAAAATGGACAATCCCCTCAGGATATTAAGGATCAGGGAACAACTAATGGGAACCTTAACCAGGATCATATAACAGAGCAAAACCATGAGACTTCACCTACTCCTACTATCACAACCCAATCATTCACTGAGTCACACACAAAGACTGAAGAACCCATTACTGAGACTGTCAATTCTGAAATACCACTAATCACCACACTAGAACATTCAGGAAAAAATACCATGACAAATGCTGAGCCTGAGACTACCACTAGTCTACATGACACTGTTGATTCCTCTTACGGTGTAACAACTCTTGATAGCACCCTTATAATTACTACCAAGATGGACTCTGTGATTCAAGAATACAATGATACATCAGCAACAGTACCTGAATTGACTACCTCTCCCACAGATCATGAAAGCATAGAGGTTGAAATAGAAGCAAATGTAGCATCTTCAGATAATGCTACATCTGACGAACAAGTCTCAGAAGAGATTGAAGTAAAAATCTTTACAACAGAAACAACCGAAGGGGAGGAGGCTTCAACACCTTCACTATGCCCTACCAATGCCCTCATAGAAAAGCCCACATCTGATACTCCCATCACTATCACGACCTCCACCCCTCTTACTGAACACAGAACCACAAATTTTAAGACCTCATCACAGATGCCAGATACTGAAAACATTGCTAACAACATAGAGTCTGATGTACTGCCAGGTCTGATCCCTTCCCAACAAGAGAACGTTTTTAATGATTCTCTGAAACCAACGGGGCCTCCCTTGTATATCATATGTTACACCAAG gagaGATTTCTTCAGAGCTACACAACCATCATCTTCACCTGTATATTTGCCCTGCCACTTCTAGTCACCACAGGACTAAATTTGTACATGGCATGGTCACTCTCCCACTACAGACACTCCAGACTTACTGAAACCACAAACAACAATTGGTTAAGACTACGCAAGGCTGTTCTTCAG GCTCTCATACTCCTGGCAGCCAATGCCATCTGCTGGGTGCCCTTCCTCGTGGAGCGGCTCTTGTATGCCTGGGTGCCAGACTGGGACTTCCCATCAGCTGTCCCtgccttgctcttcctccttggTCATTCACATACCGTTCTGCGGGGTCTTTTCTATCTCTGGCAGAATACTAAG GTTCAGAGCCGTGTTTCTCCTGAGCCCATCAGACCAGCATCTCTACCTGGAATGGAAGGCTCCCCAGTCGTTCCAATGCAAGTCACAACGATGCTGCGCTCAGAGGGAGACCATCCCTTCCTCGTACCTCATGCCATGGAGAGCGACATCCCCTCCCCAAGAACAGCTAAACTAGTGCCAAGGGAACCGATTGCTAGATCTCTGAATCCTTCCCCTAAATCTACAAAACTGCAAACCCACACCCAATAA
- the LOC125024593 gene encoding uncharacterized protein LOC125024593 isoform X1, with protein MSLTVYGLIDTIAGVLTGIGVFCDGCLQFTHLIYSNSCHRYYVIYILLVFPLASVNFSALGMAIERFQVVRNSVSQSSKFHRFFPFAWTMTTCLSAFTFMIVLWGNTQVDSVQTVQDFSFRWEKGQEIRHTRHLLDDLWAYNSQYDSSADQQEEIIVNMVRSIVQNFSSPAQDSELNDRFHDFNLSPITQHNSNLSPTLEHTVNVSPGYHNILSKFPVRRFNTTVSPLNYNKAILAKVTDTPSSPNLPSRSDMTKVTGCNATQREATHVSQPDPNLAKTFLPSIADIINLLTGPHQNGQSPQDIKDQGTTNGNLNQDHITEQNHETSPTPTITTQSFTESHTKTEEPITETVNSEIPLITTLEHSGKNTMTNAEPETTTSLHDTVDSSYGVTTLDSTLIITTKMDSVIQEYNDTSATVPELTTSPTDHESIEVEIEANVASSDNATSDEQVSEEIEVKIFTTETTEGEEASTPSLCPTNALIEKPTSDTPITITTSTPLTEHRTTNFKTSSQMPDTENIANNIESDVLPGLIPSQQENVFNDSLKPTGPPLYIICYTKERFLQSYTTIIFTCIFALPLLVTTGLNLYMAWSLSHYRHSRLTETTNNNWLRLRKAVLQALILLAANAICWVPFLVERLLYAWVPDWDFPSAVPALLFLLGHSHTVLRGLFYLWQNTKVQSRVSPEPIRPASLPGMEGSPVVPMQVTTMLRSEGDHPFLVPHAMESDIPSPRTAKLVPREPIARSLNPSPKSTKLQTHTQ; from the exons atgtctctcactgtctatggGCTCATCGATACAATCGCAGGAGTACTAACAGGCATTGGTGTGTTCTGTGACGGTTGTCTTCAGTTCACTCATTTGATTTACAGTAACTCATGCCACAgatattatgtgatatatattttgctCGTGTTTCCCCTGGCTTCAGTAAATTTCTCAGCTCTAGGGATGGCCATAGAGAGGTTTCAGGTTGTGAGAAATTCCGTGTCACAGTCAAGTAAGTTCCATCGATTCTTTCCTTTCGCCTGGACAATGACAACCTGTCTCAGTGCTTTCACATTCATGATTGTACTCTGGGGTAACACACAGGTAGATTCTGTCCAGACTGTTCAAGATTTTTCTTTTCGCTGGGAAAAAGGTCAGGAAATTCGTCACACGAGGCATCTTCTGGATGATTTGTGGGCATACAACAGTCAATACGATTCCTCGGCAGACCAACAAGAAGAGATTATCGTCAATATGGTGCGTAGTATTGTTCAGAACTTCTCTTCGCCTGCCCAAGACAGTGAGCTTAATGACAGGTTTCATGATTTTAACCTCTCTCCCATCACTCAACATAACTCAAATCTTTCACCAACACTTGAACACACAGTAAATGTTTCCCCTGGATATCACAACATCCTGTCAAAATTTCCAGTACGGAGATTCAACACAACTGTTTCACCTTTAAATTACAACAAGGCGATTCTTGCTAAAGTTACTGacactccttcctctccaaaCCTGCCTTCAAGATCCGATATGACCAAAGTGACTGGGTGTAATGCAACACAAAGGGAAGCAACACATGTATCCCAACCTGATCCCAACCTGGCAAAGACATTCCTACCCTCAATAGCTGACATTATTAATCTTTTGACTGGTCCTCACCAAAATGGACAATCCCCTCAGGATATTAAGGATCAGGGAACAACTAATGGGAACCTTAACCAGGATCATATAACAGAGCAAAACCATGAGACTTCACCTACTCCTACTATCACAACCCAATCATTCACTGAGTCACACACAAAGACTGAAGAACCCATTACTGAGACTGTCAATTCTGAAATACCACTAATCACCACACTAGAACATTCAGGAAAAAATACCATGACAAATGCTGAGCCTGAGACTACCACTAGTCTACATGACACTGTTGATTCCTCTTACGGTGTAACAACTCTTGATAGCACCCTTATAATTACTACCAAGATGGACTCTGTGATTCAAGAATACAATGATACATCAGCAACAGTACCTGAATTGACTACCTCTCCCACAGATCATGAAAGCATAGAGGTTGAAATAGAAGCAAATGTAGCATCTTCAGATAATGCTACATCTGACGAACAAGTCTCAGAAGAGATTGAAGTAAAAATCTTTACAACAGAAACAACCGAAGGGGAGGAGGCTTCAACACCTTCACTATGCCCTACCAATGCCCTCATAGAAAAGCCCACATCTGATACTCCCATCACTATCACGACCTCCACCCCTCTTACTGAACACAGAACCACAAATTTTAAGACCTCATCACAGATGCCAGATACTGAAAACATTGCTAACAACATAGAGTCTGATGTACTGCCAGGTCTGATCCCTTCCCAACAAGAGAACGTTTTTAATGATTCTCTGAAACCAACGGGGCCTCCCTTGTATATCATATGTTACACCAAG gagaGATTTCTTCAGAGCTACACAACCATCATCTTCACCTGTATATTTGCCCTGCCACTTCTAGTCACCACAGGACTAAATTTGTACATGGCATGGTCACTCTCCCACTACAGACACTCCAGACTTACTGAAACCACAAACAACAATTGGTTAAGACTACGCAAGGCTGTTCTTCAG GCTCTCATACTCCTGGCAGCCAATGCCATCTGCTGGGTGCCCTTCCTCGTGGAGCGGCTCTTGTATGCCTGGGTGCCAGACTGGGACTTCCCATCAGCTGTCCCtgccttgctcttcctccttggTCATTCACATACCGTTCTGCGGGGTCTTTTCTATCTCTGGCAGAATACTAAG GTTCAGAGCCGTGTTTCTCCTGAGCCCATCAGACCAGCATCTCTACCTGGAATGGAAGGCTCCCCAGTCGTTCCAATGCAAGTCACAACGATGCTGCGCTCAGAGGGAGACCATCCCTTCCTCGTACCTCATGCCATGGAGAGCGACATCCCCTCCCCAAGAACAGCTAAACTAGTGCCAAGGGAACCGATTGCTAGATCTCTGAATCCTTCCCCTAAATCTACAAAACTGCAAACCCACACCCAATAA
- the LOC125024593 gene encoding mucin-4-like isoform X4 — MVRSIVQNFSSPAQDSELNDRFHDFNLSPITQHNSNLSPTLEHTVNVSPGYHNILSKFPVRRFNTTVSPLNYNKAILAKVTDTPSSPNLPSRSDMTKVTGCNATQREATHVSQPDPNLAKTFLPSIADIINLLTGPHQNGQSPQDIKDQGTTNGNLNQDHITEQNHETSPTPTITTQSFTESHTKTEEPITETVNSEIPLITTLEHSGKNTMTNAEPETTTSLHDTVDSSYGVTTLDSTLIITTKMDSVIQEYNDTSATVPELTTSPTDHESIEVEIEANVASSDNATSDEQVSEEIEVKIFTTETTEGEEASTPSLCPTNALIEKPTSDTPITITTSTPLTEHRTTNFKTSSQMPDTENIANNIESDVLPGLIPSQQENVFNDSLKPTGPPLYIICYTKERFLQSYTTIIFTCIFALPLLVTTGLNLYMAWSLSHYRHSRLTETTNNNWLRLRKAVLQALILLAANAICWVPFLVERLLYAWVPDWDFPSAVPALLFLLGHSHTVLRGLFYLWQNTKVQSRVSPEPIRPASLPGMEGSPVVPMQVTTMLRSEGDHPFLVPHAMESDIPSPRTAKLVPREPIARSLNPSPKSTKLQTHTQ, encoded by the exons ATGGTGCGTAGTATTGTTCAGAACTTCTCTTCGCCTGCCCAAGACAGTGAGCTTAATGACAGGTTTCATGATTTTAACCTCTCTCCCATCACTCAACATAACTCAAATCTTTCACCAACACTTGAACACACAGTAAATGTTTCCCCTGGATATCACAACATCCTGTCAAAATTTCCAGTACGGAGATTCAACACAACTGTTTCACCTTTAAATTACAACAAGGCGATTCTTGCTAAAGTTACTGacactccttcctctccaaaCCTGCCTTCAAGATCCGATATGACCAAAGTGACTGGGTGTAATGCAACACAAAGGGAAGCAACACATGTATCCCAACCTGATCCCAACCTGGCAAAGACATTCCTACCCTCAATAGCTGACATTATTAATCTTTTGACTGGTCCTCACCAAAATGGACAATCCCCTCAGGATATTAAGGATCAGGGAACAACTAATGGGAACCTTAACCAGGATCATATAACAGAGCAAAACCATGAGACTTCACCTACTCCTACTATCACAACCCAATCATTCACTGAGTCACACACAAAGACTGAAGAACCCATTACTGAGACTGTCAATTCTGAAATACCACTAATCACCACACTAGAACATTCAGGAAAAAATACCATGACAAATGCTGAGCCTGAGACTACCACTAGTCTACATGACACTGTTGATTCCTCTTACGGTGTAACAACTCTTGATAGCACCCTTATAATTACTACCAAGATGGACTCTGTGATTCAAGAATACAATGATACATCAGCAACAGTACCTGAATTGACTACCTCTCCCACAGATCATGAAAGCATAGAGGTTGAAATAGAAGCAAATGTAGCATCTTCAGATAATGCTACATCTGACGAACAAGTCTCAGAAGAGATTGAAGTAAAAATCTTTACAACAGAAACAACCGAAGGGGAGGAGGCTTCAACACCTTCACTATGCCCTACCAATGCCCTCATAGAAAAGCCCACATCTGATACTCCCATCACTATCACGACCTCCACCCCTCTTACTGAACACAGAACCACAAATTTTAAGACCTCATCACAGATGCCAGATACTGAAAACATTGCTAACAACATAGAGTCTGATGTACTGCCAGGTCTGATCCCTTCCCAACAAGAGAACGTTTTTAATGATTCTCTGAAACCAACGGGGCCTCCCTTGTATATCATATGTTACACCAAG gagaGATTTCTTCAGAGCTACACAACCATCATCTTCACCTGTATATTTGCCCTGCCACTTCTAGTCACCACAGGACTAAATTTGTACATGGCATGGTCACTCTCCCACTACAGACACTCCAGACTTACTGAAACCACAAACAACAATTGGTTAAGACTACGCAAGGCTGTTCTTCAG GCTCTCATACTCCTGGCAGCCAATGCCATCTGCTGGGTGCCCTTCCTCGTGGAGCGGCTCTTGTATGCCTGGGTGCCAGACTGGGACTTCCCATCAGCTGTCCCtgccttgctcttcctccttggTCATTCACATACCGTTCTGCGGGGTCTTTTCTATCTCTGGCAGAATACTAAG GTTCAGAGCCGTGTTTCTCCTGAGCCCATCAGACCAGCATCTCTACCTGGAATGGAAGGCTCCCCAGTCGTTCCAATGCAAGTCACAACGATGCTGCGCTCAGAGGGAGACCATCCCTTCCTCGTACCTCATGCCATGGAGAGCGACATCCCCTCCCCAAGAACAGCTAAACTAGTGCCAAGGGAACCGATTGCTAGATCTCTGAATCCTTCCCCTAAATCTACAAAACTGCAAACCCACACCCAATAA